Below is a window of Candidatus Rickettsiella isopodorum DNA.
GGTAACTGGAGACAGTGAACTGGGTGTGGGAGGCATAGCAGGTGGTGCACTGGGTGCTATTGCAGGTTCCGAAATAGGTGGCGGAAGAGGTAGTTTAGCAAGCGGTATCGGCGGCGCCCTATTAGGTGGTCTTGCGGGCAACCAAATACAAAAAGGGCTTTCAACACAAACGGGTGTTGAATATGTCGTTAAACTCAGAAATAATTCTTTAATTTCTGTCGTACAAGCATCGATGCCAACTTTTAATCACGGACAACATGTATTAGTACAATATGGCGCAGGTGGCCGCCCACGCATCATCGCTGACCCTGATTACTAGCATGTCAATAAAATTATTTAATACTGATTTAGATAAGAGAAGCTAAATTTCTTCTCTTTGACTAGGAAAAAAATGTCTCCGAATCAACTCAGTAAACGCAATCTGTTTTCTACCTTTTTACTAGGTTTTTCCTCTGGCTTACCACTCGCATTAACCTCGAGCACACTCCAAGCTTGGTTTACAGTCACCGGTGCCAGTTTGCTAGCTATTGGCAGTTTAGGTTTAATTGGTCAACCTTATATTTATAAATTTCTTTGGGCACCCTTGCTTGATCGTTGGATACCTCCTCTATTAGGACGACGGCGAGGCTGGATCATCGTTATCCAATTAGCTTTGATAGCAGCCATTTCTATCATGGCTCTAGCGAACCCTCAAACCAGTGCTTCGTTATTAATAACAGTTGCTTTTCTAGTTGCTTTTCTTTCAGCTTCACAGGATATTGCTATCGATGCCTATCGAACAGATATTCTCAAACCTAACGAGCGAGGCTTAGGAACCACACTCTATAGCTGGGGATATAGAGCGGCTATGTTGGTTTCTGGCGCAGCAGCACTTGCTTTAGCTGAATATATTGGCTGGCGTAATACGTATCTGCTGATGGCAGGTTTAATAGCTATTGGTCTTTTTGGTGCATGGTTTGGTGAAGAACCTGTTGATGAAGAAGAAAAACATCCCCCTACCTCTCTACGCGCAGCAATTATTGATCCCTTTAAAGAATTTTTAAGCAGAAAATCTGCCTGGCTGATCTTATTGTTTATTGTGTTATACAAATTTGGCGATGCACTCAGCATTTCATTAACTACACCCTTTCTCATTCGCGGCTTAGGTTTTTCTTTAAGTACGGTAGCTTTTGTCAATAAAGGTGTAGGTTTTTTTGCAGCCATGCTAGGCCTTCTGGCGGGCGGTGTCTTAATGGCACGTATTAGTTTATTTCGTGCCTTACTCTATTTTGGTATTTTACAAGCGGTGGCCATTTTAGCTTTACTCCAACTCGCTATCGTAGGGCATAATTACCATTGGTTAGTTTTTGCTATTTCTATAGATAGCTTTTGTAATGCCATGGCGAGTATTGCTTTTGTCGCCTTATTGATGAGCTTATGTAATCATCGTTATACCGCTACACAATTCGCCTTATTTTCAGCTTTAGCAAGCGCAGGACGAGTTTTCGTTGGCCCTTTAGCCGGTCTTATTGTTACTTATTACAGTTGGCCAGTTTTTTTTGTGTTATCTCTTGCCGCTTGTCTGCCTGGATTAGGCTTATTATGGTATTTACGTGACAACTTTAATAACCCTTCTACTACTGTGATCGAGAAAACTGCTTGTAGTAACACAGATTAATTTAATCTAAAACCATAATCGCTCTATTTCTCTAGCACCTCCCAAGCGTAAAACTTACCGCCCCATAGCGCTTCTAGCGAGATAAGATGGGCTAAAATAATCTGTTCATTACGCTATGTAAGAATAATGCCTACTGCCACAGGCGAATCTTTAGTTTGGACAGTGATTTTGTTTGTCATTAAAGTACCCAAAAAATAAGTTAAAATCCTGTAAATTTTGGCATCTATGACTTGAATTTTCTTAGTATGCTCCCCATATAGAGTGATGTTGGTGTGGTAAAGTTAACTTAGTTGTACTCTTTATCAAACATCATTATGATTAGCCCCTGCTGCTGAGGGGTTAATTGATTAATATCCTCATTTTGACAGTAATTCTTAAGGAGAAATCTGCATGAGTGTAGCATTAGAAAAACCTTTAGTTGAACATTTAGTCCCTATGAACGATCGCATTCTTGTCAAACGTGATGAAGAAGAAGAAAAATCCATAGGTGGTATTGTTATTCCAGACACTGCAAAAGAAAAACCAGTTAGAGGTACCGTAGTCGCTGTAGGACATGGTAAACGCTTGAAATCCGGTCAAATTCAGGTTTTAAGCATTAAAGTAGGCGATAAAATATATTTTGGAAAATATAGTGGAACTGAAATCAAACTTGATGGTAAAGAATATCTCATCATGCGTGAAGATGATGTTTTGGCATTAATCAAAGATTAATCACAATTTTAACCCTTATTTTTATTCAGAGGAATTAATAAAATGGCTGCAAAAGTTTTACAATTTGGTGTAGATGCACGTGCTTCTATCCTACGAGGTGTTGATATACTAGCAGAAGCTGTCAAAGTAACTTTAGGCCCTAAAGGTCGAAATGTTATTTTAGACAAAAGTTTCGGTGCTCCTACCATTACAAAAGATGGTGTGTCAGTTGCAAAAGAAATTGAACTCAAAGATAAATTTGAGAATATGGGCGCACAAATGGTCAAAGAAGTGGCTTCTCAAACTTCAGACGAAGCAGGTGATGGTACAACCACTGCTACTGTACTAGCTCAGACTATTTTACGTGAAGGAATGAAAGCCGTTGCGGCGGGTATGAACCCAATGGATCTCAAACGAGGTATTGATACCGCAGTAACTGCGGCAATAGAAGCGCTACAAGCTATTTCGGAACCTTGTGATGACAACCATTCTATTACGCAAGTAGGTACTGTTTCGGCAAATGCTGATAAAGCAATTGGTGAAATTATCGCCAAGGCAATGAGCAAAGTGGGTAAAAAAGGAGTCATTACCGTAGAAGATGGTTCCGGCCTACAAAACGAACTCGATACAGTAGAAGGTATGCAATTTGATCGAGGCTATCTCTCACCCTACTTCATCAACAACCAACAAAGCATGGCTTGCGAATTGGATAATCCTTATATTTTATTAGTGGATAAGAAAATCTCTAATATTCGTGAAATGTTACCTGTACTTGAAAGCGTCGCTAAAGAAGGCCGCTCTTTATTTATTATTGCAGAAGATGTAGAAGGTGAAGCGTTAGCAACCCTAGTCGTTAATACTATTCGTGGTATTGTCAAAGTTTGCGCTGTAAAAGCACCTGGTTTTGGTGACCGTCGTAAAGAAATGCTAAAAGACATCGCCTTTTTAACCAAAGCAAATGTTATGGACGAACAATGTGGTTTGATGCTTGAGAAAGCTTCTATAACCGATTTAGGCTCTGCTAAGCGTGTTGTTGTGAACAAAGACAATACCACTATCATCGACGGTCAAGGTGATAAAAGTATGATCCAATCTCGAATAGATGAGATTGACGCACAAATTAAAATAAGCACGTCTGACTACGACAAAGAAAAGCTACAGGAACGCTCAGCTAAGCTATCCGGTGGTGTCGCTGTCATTAAAGTCGGTGCTGCGACTGAAATGGAAATGAAAGAAAAGAAAGCACGTGTAGAAGATGCACTACATGCAACGCGTGCCGCAGTTGAAGCAGGTACAGTCCCTGGTGGTGGTGTCGCTTTAATTCGTGCGTTAAACGCTTTAAAAAATCTCAAAAGTATTAACCCTGATCAAGCACATGGTATTCGTATTGTTGCTGAAGCAATGCGCTCACCTTTGCGTCAAATTGTTGCTAATGCTGGCGGACTTCCTGACGTGGTTATTGATAAAGTACTGCATAGTGAAGAAAGGAACTACGGCTACAATGCAGCAACCGGTGAATACGGTGACATGATAAAAATGGGTATTTTAGATCCTACTAAAGTAACCCAAACTGCATTACAAAATGCAGCTTCTATTGCTGGCCTCATGATTACTACAGAATGCATGGTTGCTGAAACTCCTAAGAAGGATGAAAGTGCCGGTGCTCCTGGTGGTGATATGGGTGGCATGGGTGGTATGGGCGGAATGGGTGGTATGGGCGGAATGATGTAAATTCCCTTCACCTGTCGTTCAGTTTTATAAAAAACCCCGCTTCTGCGGGGTTTTTCTTTTTCAATGAATTAACTGCTACACTATGAAATGAGTAAAATGATCTCCTACATGAGGAATTATTTTTATGTTTAGTCGTATTTTATTATTTTTAGGCACTAATATTTTAGTTATTGCTACTATTTCTATTGTTACCAATTTATTAGGTCTACATAGTTATCTCACCTCTCACGGAATTAATTATCTATCATTAGCTATTTTTTGCGCTTTGTGGGGTACGGCAGGAGCTTTCATTTCACTTTTTACCTCAAAATTTATTGCTAAAAAAAGCATGAATTTAAAAATTATTGATCCTAATGCGGCTATTGGTGAAGAAAAAAATATCCTTGAAGTTATACATAATTTAGCACGAAAAGCTGGCTTAAAGGTTTTACCTGAAGTGGGCATTTACAATTCACCTGAGCTCAATGCTTTTGCTACAGGCCCCACTAAAAATAATTCTTTAGTGGCTGTTTCTAGTGGTTTACTCCAAAAAATGAACCCCGATGAAATTGAAGCAGTATTAGGACATGAAATCACTCATGTTACTAATGGTGATATGGTTACCATGACACTCATATTAGGTGTAATTAATGCTTTTGCACTTTTTTTATCACGTATTGTCGCTTATGTGATCTCTGTAGGATCTGCTGGACGCAATAATAATGAGGGATCGATAAGCGGACCTGGACCGATGTTTTTTATGCTATCGATGGTATTTGATATTCTATTTACATTCTTAGGCAGTATTTTAGTTGCTGCTTTTTCCAGACATCGGGAATACCGCGCTGATAAAGGCGGCGCTCTATTAGCAGGCCGTGATAAAATGATTGAAGCATTACGTGCATTACAAAAAGCAATGGTGCCTGAAGATACTCGAGCCCCCTCTTTATCAACTTTAAAAATATCACATAAAAGTGGTGGTTTTCGCGCCTTATTTTCAAGCCATCCGCCTTTGGAATTACGCATCGAACGTTTACAACAAGAAAAATAGCCTTTACATTACAGAGGCCTACAAATCACCTTGCTCTCTTGCGTATTGCATCAAACCACCGCGGAAAGGAGCAAATCCTGCACCAAATATAGTTCCAGCATCGATCAAATCGCTATCTGCAACTACTTTTTCTTCCAAACATTTTTTAGCTTCATCTATCATCGGCTGAATTAAACTATCCGCTAAATTCGTTGGTGCTTTATAGTCTTCAGGAATTTTTTCTTTAATAGGTTTACCTTTTTTATAACGATAAAAGCCTTTACCCGTTTTTCGCCCTAGATCCTTATTAGCAACCATTTTTTCTAAACCTTCAGGCACAACGCTTCCTAAAGATTGACTGAGAATCTTAGCGACCGCTAAACAAATATCTAGGCCTACCGTATCAGCTAACTCTAAAGGTCCCATTGGCATACCAAAATCTACAGCTGCCTTATCTATAACCGGCGCAGGAATTCCAGTTTGCAACAACAATACAGATTGCATCAAATAAGGCATTAATAAACGATTGACTAAGAATCCCGGAGAGCTTTTAACAGGTAAAGGCAAGCGATTAATTTGGTGAACGAATGCCAAGCCCCTTTCTATGCTGTCGGGTGCACTAATAGCCGATTGCACCACCTCTATCAAAGGCATTTTGGCTACAGGATTAAAAAAATGTAAACCAATTAAACGTTCTGGACGTTGTAACCCTTGTTGGATATCTTCTAAAATAATACTCGATGTATTGGTTGCCAATAATGTATCTGATTTAATTTGATTCTCTAATTGGCGAAACAAATTTTGTTTTACTATTAAGTCCTCAAATATTGCTTCAATAATAATATCCGCACGGCGTATACCATAACCTGCTAGATCAGGGACTAATCTATCCATTGCAGCTTGGATAGCACGTGGTGACTTTAATCGTTTTCGGAATAATGCGTAAGCTCTTGCCATAGCCGGAGCAATATATTTCGCTTCTCTATCCTGTAAAGTTACCTGCAATCCTTGCAAAGCACACCAAGCAGCAATATCTCCTCCCATTGTTCCTGCGCCTATGACATGAACCTGTTTGAAAGATGTAGTATCTTTTTTTCCTAATTTCTTTAAGCGCTCTTTTAAAAAAAAGACTCTAATTAAATGATTCGCTGTAGGAGTCAACGCTAACTCACTTAAAGAGACTGCTTCATGTAAAAATGCTTGTTTATTGACACCGTATTTCTGCCAAAGATGAAGTGCAGCGTAAGGCGCAGGGTAATGTTTAGGATTAACTTTGATACTTAAACGACGTTGCACAATTTTGCTTATAATATTTCTCATCCAATGATAATTAGTTATTTTCTTCCAATTTAATGCAAAAAAATGATTCTTTTTTTTACTTTTTACTGAAACGTAATAGGAAGCCGCTCGTTCAGCTTGTCGTAATGGAACAGCATTATTGATTAAACCTAATTTAGCTGCCACATAAGGAGAAATTGTTTTTCCCGTTAAAATTAATTCTAATGCAGAAGGTCCCCCTAATAAGCGTGGCAAACGTACTGTCCCTCCCCAACCTGGATGAATTCCGAGTAGCACTTCAGGCAAACCTAAACGTGTTTTATTGTCATTTATAGCAATGCGATAATCGCAAGCTAAAGCAAGTTCTAAGCCTCCTCCTAAACATAACCCATTAATTAAGGCTACTGTAGGGATATTAAGTACCGCTAATGCATCAAACACCTTTTGTCCTTGCCGAATAAACGCAAAAATCTCTTCTTTGGTTTTTAATTGGCTAATTGTTTGAATATCGGCACCTACAATAAAACCATTTGGTTTAGCCGATATAATGATCAACCCTCGCACTGATTCATTATGAGTTATATCTTTAATGATCGAACTTAATTCCGTTAATACGTTTTTATCTAAGTTATTGCTAGAGCTATTTTTTTTATCGAAATACAGCCAAAGAACATGCTCTTTTTGCTGCAATCGCCAATTTAAATAGCTTACTTCCATTAGAATACTCCCGTTTTAGCTTTATCGATATTTTCAAGTAACAGTGCACCACCTTGCCCACCACCAATACAAAGTGTTGCCACACCAAAATGTGCTTGTTTTCTTTTTAAAATATGTGCCAAATGTAAAACTAGTCGTGCACCACTAGCCCCCACGGGATGACCCATAGCAACGGCTCCGCCGTCTATATTAAGTTTTGCTTGATCTACTTTGCCTAAAGCTTCAGTTAAACCCAGTTGTTTTTTACAATATTGAGTATCTTGCCAGGCAGCCAAACAAGCTAAAACCTGACCTGCAAATGCTTCATTAATTTCCCAAAAATCGATATTTTCAAAAGTGAGTGCTTGTTTTTTTAAAAGTGTTGCTACAGCATGTACAGGGCCTAAACCCATTTCACTCGGATCGACACCTGCCCATGCCACATCAACAATGCGCGCTAAAATTGGCAATTGATATTTCTTTACTGCCTCTTCACTCGCCAAAATTAAAAAAGCGGCACCATCAGTAACTTGAGAACTATTTCCAGCTGTTACTAATCCAAAAGGCTTGTCAAAAAAAGGAGGCAGTGATGCTAATTTTTCTAGATTCGTATCACGGCGCAAACCATTATCAAAAGAATAATAAAGACTTTGTTTATCATAAATCGGATTGATTTCATCTTTAAAAATTTCAGCATCTTGCGCCGCTGCTAAGCGTTGGTGGCTTTGTAAAGCAAATTTATCCATTTCTTCACGAGTAATCCCAAAACGATGTGCAATAACCTCAGCAGTTTGCCCCATGGATAAACCCACAATAGGATCCATTAAACCATGTAATAAGGCTATAACTGGATTTAAATATTTTAATTTAAATTGAGTGAGTAGCTTTAAACGAGCTAAAAAAGATGTGGCTAAATTCCATTCAGCAAACCAAGCGGTCATTTCTCGGCTCAGTAGTAGAGGAGCTTGACTCATCGCCTCTGTACCACCTGCTAATACTAAATCGTACCTCCCACAAGCGATATCTAAAGCTGCACTATCTAAAGCTTGCATACCTGAAGCACAATTCCGCTGTACTGTATAAGCAGGTACGGCTTTACCACAATTCAAGCGTAATGCAATGACACGACTAATATTAGTCTCATCCGAGCTTGGTATAACACAACCAGTAACTACTTCATCCAGTTGATCAGGTGTAAATGTTTGACGTGCTAATAAATATCTTCCTGCTTGTACCGCTAAATCAGAAGCCGAAAAATTTCCAGGGCCTCTCCGTACTTTCAACCAGGGTGTACGCATGCCATCCACAATATAAACTGATCGTGCAAAATTTGATCGATCTAGTGCTTGCATAAACATTTTCCTAAAGCATTTTTTAAGTAGTTAAGCTTAGTTTTATTTTAATATACCGAGTGTAATCGAATGTGCAAGTAAGCTAATCATTTATGCCTTCAAAAAAATAGCGATTAAAAAGCATCCACTTGCATAGCATCTTGCTGAAATTTTTTAGCTACTCGAAATTGTTCTACTTCCGCATGAGTGAGAATTTTTTGTTTTAAAGCATTTTCTAACTGTAGGTCACTATCTAATTTTCGATTAAATCGACCTTTTTTTAATTTTTCACGGATTGCCTGCGTCTTACTAAATTCATTAAAAGCAATTTCCATACGTCCTGTTGGATCTTCTGGTTTTTTTCCTAAATAACAATCTTGAGTCATACGATCGCGAAATGTACTCGTTTGTGTCATCACAGAAACTAACTGCATATCTTGTTTGTCAGTAGGTAATTGATAAGGTCGCCCTAAAGGAAAAATAATAAACTTTAATAGTTTAGCTAGAAACGGTTTAGGGAAATTATTAAAAAATTTATCAAATGAATACTGAGCATGATAAAGACAATAATCTAATCCCCAACTCGCATAAACATCGTCTTCTTTTGATAGTGGATATTCTTGTACATAACGCATGACACTAGATGCGATATAAAGATAACTTAACACATCACCCAAGCGCGCCGATAAACGTTCTTTACGTTTTAAATTTCCACCCAAAATTATTAAGGTGAAATCAGTCACTAACGCTAAAGCTGTTGATAAACGTGAAACTTGTCGATAATAATAACCGAGTTTTTTTATAGGTGTCTGCACAAAAAATCGACCTAAGCCGAAAGCAAATAAAAATGTTTTTAATAAATTTTTTATATTATAAAAAACATGATGAATTAATAACTTATCTAAACTAGCAATATCTTTTTTTTCTATCGCTTGCATTTCATCTCTTAAATAAGGATGACAACGTATTGCCCCTTGTCCAAATAAAATAAGATTTCGAGTTAAAATATTCGCACCTTCCACCGTAATCGATATCGGTATTGCAATATATCCTTGTGCTAAATAGTTACGAGGCCCCATTTGGATAGCCCTCCCACCATGAATATCCATTGCATCATTAATAATGATGCGTGCAAATTCAGTCATGTGATATTTTGCTATTGATGATGCTAATGCGGGCTTTAACGAAGCGTCAACTGCAGTCACCGTAAATCGACGTGCCGCTTCAATTAAATAAGTTAACCCTGCTATTCTCGCTAAAGCCGCAGCGACTCCCTCAAAATGAGCAATCGATAAATGAAATTGTTCTCTTAATACACTATAAGCCCCTGTCATGCGATAAGCTAACTGGGCCTGTGCAGCACTGACGGCCGGCAATGAAATACCACGACCTATGGATAAACATTCCATTAACATCCGCCAACCTTGACCCAGCATTTTCTCGCCACCAATAACAAAACTAATGGGAATAAAAACATCTTTACCTACTATAGGGCCATTCATAAAGGCTAAACCCATGGGCGAATGGCGTTTACCTATTTCTATCCCCATTAATGAGGAAGGCACTAAAGCAAGCGTAATCCCTATTTGTTTTTTTTCTCCCAGCAATTGATCGGGATCCATTAGTTTAAAAGCAACACCTATAACCGTAGCGATAGGCGATAAAGTAATGTAGCGTTTATTAAAATTGAGCCGTATACCTAGCATTTCTTTACCTTGATAGATTCCTTTACAGACTATCCCTTTATCTTTAAGTGCTGCTGCATCACTACCCGCATCCACCGAAGTTAATGCAAAACAAGGAATTTCTTCTCCTTTAGCAAGCCTAGGCAAGTAATAATCTTTTTGATCTTCTGTTCCATAATGAAGTAATAATTCAGCAGGTCCGAGAGAATTGGGGACGAGTGTATTAACAGCCGCACTAACCGATCGAGTAGCTATCTTTAATACTACTGAAGAGTGTGCTAATGCAGAAAAACCTAATCCTCCATATTTTTTCGGAATGACCATACCAAAAAATTTTTGTTTTTTTAAAAATTCCCAAACAGAAAATGGTAAATCATGCTCCACTGTTAAAATATTAAAATCATCAAGCATGCTACAAAGTATTTCTGTTTGATTATGGATAAAAGCTTGTTCATCATTGCTTAGCTTGGATAAAGGAATATCATGCAAAGCTATCCAATTTGGATGCCCACGAAACAAATCTTTTTCCCACCACATATCACCTGCTTCTAGAACAATTTTTTCTGTTGCGCTAATGGGAGGAAGAATCGTGTTTAAGTAAGCTAGAAAAGGTTTTACTAGGAAAGCTTGTCTCAATGAGCGTAAGCTAAGGACTATTATTATCAAGGCAAAGATAAAAAAAATTATGCTAATCATTAGCCACATAGTTACCCCTTAATTTAGGTAGCAAACTTAGAGGGTATCTTCAATTGCATGATGCTGTCTAAAAAACCTGTTTTTCTGCGTCTCGTTACTCACATACTGCATGTATGCTCCGTTACGCTACTCTCAAAAAACAGCGCTTTTCGTCTCAGCCTAACAGAATTGAAAACACCCACTTACTTGATAACTTTAAGATAAACTGTTTAATTCTCGCCAAGAGCTACGTCCAGTTTTTGTTAATGCTAGGTCTCCCGACTGACAAAGGTTTTTTGTTTTAATTGCGTACGTAGTTTGTAAACTCAACGCACCTGAGGTAGTTTGTTTTGCCTGCACAATAACGTCATAAATATAAGCTTGACTTTGGTTAATACAATAGGACGTTCTATGTCGTCTAAGCTCTGAGCTAATTTGAAAACCTGCATAATTAAAGCGCTTATGCAGCGCGAAAATAGGTGTTGAACGACTTTTTAGCCAACTTTCGGTCAATTTTAATCCTGCTTCTGCCGCCTGGAACTGCTGTGAAGCAATAAGCAGATTTCGACTTATACCTAATTCTAAATAAGAATGACTTAATATAGATACCGTCATTAACGACGTGATAAAAAGAAAAAATAATACTGTCACTAATATAAATCCTTGTTGCTTAGTACTTTTATTAACATCGAATAGTAAAATTTTATATCCCTTAGCTTCTCAAGTGAAATCCAAACCAACTTAATTATCGTTTAATCGTTCACGTAGACCTATTATTTGCTTCCATTCCTTTTCGAGCTGTTTACCATCTGTTAATAATAGTCTAATTTCTACACTACGTGCATCTGCCCAATGTTTTACCTCATTTGCATTTCTGTAATACAACGTTCCATCACTATTTTGCATGCCTAATCGTATTGTCATTCTTTTTATCCCTTCTATTAATTCTATGGGTTTGTAAAAAGATTGATTTAAATTACGCCGATATAAAGCATAAATTTTCTGTCCAGTTTCACTCTTACGTCCTGTATCGGCAATATAATAAATAATTTTATTAAAAACCCCAATTTCACTATCTACTTGGTAGCTATACGCCAGATGAATATTACTCCAATGAATAAATTCTGCATGTTGACAATCGCTGATGAGTAAAACATCTTTAGGTTGAAAAACCACCCTATGTGCCAAAACAATATGACTAGATTTAGCTTCCTTTACTGGAAAGGTATTAGGATCCAGAAATTGAATTAAAATAGCATCACTGTCCTTTTGATACCGCGCGAGGTTAGGTAAGACTAACTTTGCTGTAGTATATCCTTTATGCCAAACAACTAAGCTAGTATCGGCTGTTAAATGGATATTTATTAATGGTAGATTATCGATTAAACGGACACAACCAATAAAACCGGCCATACGAATGTCATGACTAAGTAAGTGAAACGCCATTCGTGCTTTGGTTGAGATAGTATTTAAACCCTGGGTTAAATGATAAATATTTTTATTATGAATAAAAATATTTATCATTCCCATACTGAGAAATAAAGATAAACTTATTGCTACCATTAATTC
It encodes the following:
- a CDS encoding PilW family protein, which gives rise to MNRIEQGYSLLELMVAISLSLFLSMGMINIFIHNKNIYHLTQGLNTISTKARMAFHLLSHDIRMAGFIGCVRLIDNLPLINIHLTADTSLVVWHKGYTTAKLVLPNLARYQKDSDAILIQFLDPNTFPVKEAKSSHIVLAHRVVFQPKDVLLISDCQHAEFIHWSNIHLAYSYQVDSEIGVFNKIIYYIADTGRKSETGQKIYALYRRNLNQSFYKPIELIEGIKRMTIRLGMQNSDGTLYYRNANEVKHWADARSVEIRLLLTDGKQLEKEWKQIIGLRERLNDN
- a CDS encoding acyl-CoA dehydrogenase, with amino-acid sequence MWLMISIIFFIFALIIIVLSLRSLRQAFLVKPFLAYLNTILPPISATEKIVLEAGDMWWEKDLFRGHPNWIALHDIPLSKLSNDEQAFIHNQTEILCSMLDDFNILTVEHDLPFSVWEFLKKQKFFGMVIPKKYGGLGFSALAHSSVVLKIATRSVSAAVNTLVPNSLGPAELLLHYGTEDQKDYYLPRLAKGEEIPCFALTSVDAGSDAAALKDKGIVCKGIYQGKEMLGIRLNFNKRYITLSPIATVIGVAFKLMDPDQLLGEKKQIGITLALVPSSLMGIEIGKRHSPMGLAFMNGPIVGKDVFIPISFVIGGEKMLGQGWRMLMECLSIGRGISLPAVSAAQAQLAYRMTGAYSVLREQFHLSIAHFEGVAAALARIAGLTYLIEAARRFTVTAVDASLKPALASSIAKYHMTEFARIIINDAMDIHGGRAIQMGPRNYLAQGYIAIPISITVEGANILTRNLILFGQGAIRCHPYLRDEMQAIEKKDIASLDKLLIHHVFYNIKNLLKTFLFAFGLGRFFVQTPIKKLGYYYRQVSRLSTALALVTDFTLIILGGNLKRKERLSARLGDVLSYLYIASSVMRYVQEYPLSKEDDVYASWGLDYCLYHAQYSFDKFFNNFPKPFLAKLLKFIIFPLGRPYQLPTDKQDMQLVSVMTQTSTFRDRMTQDCYLGKKPEDPTGRMEIAFNEFSKTQAIREKLKKGRFNRKLDSDLQLENALKQKILTHAEVEQFRVAKKFQQDAMQVDAF
- a CDS encoding PilX N-terminal domain-containing pilus assembly protein, which encodes MLLFDVNKSTKQQGFILVTVLFFLFITSLMTVSILSHSYLELGISRNLLIASQQFQAAEAGLKLTESWLKSRSTPIFALHKRFNYAGFQISSELRRHRTSYCINQSQAYIYDVIVQAKQTTSGALSLQTTYAIKTKNLCQSGDLALTKTGRSSWRELNSLS